A stretch of the Vitis vinifera cultivar Pinot Noir 40024 chromosome 16, ASM3070453v1 genome encodes the following:
- the LOC100258334 gene encoding 3-ketoacyl-CoA synthase 5, with product MEPLSKLSHDPHPKAITTTTTFHSGLFSKLLHSTLWELVRFSVLLLVTSIQVLSLLHGWNPIFHLLSLTCFFLVFILKPLLSKPHVYLVDFSCLKPPNFCRVPFSSFLEHTSMIGSFDRESIDFMAKILASSGLGEQTYLPPALHYIPPMTDLQESIKEVHMVLFHVMEDLLSKTKLSPRDIDILIINCSGFCPSPSLSSIIINKYSMRNDIKSFNLSGMGCSAGILGVHLAQNLLKVHKNTYAVVLSTEILSTGWYPGNERPKLLLNCLFRTGSAAILLTNKEEAKKTSKYRLLHTLRIQRAFDDKAYRSAIREEDSNGITGFTLSRDILQAAGETLRSNITILGSSMLPFLEKFRHGVSIFRKRFIHKSAEVYVPEFRTVIQHFVLPTSGRSVIKEIGKGLKLGEGEMEAALMTLQRFGNQSSSSLWYELAYMEAKERVKKGDKVWQLGMGSGPKCGTVVWECIRSMVGESTKGPWADCIDKYPILAVHQDN from the coding sequence ATGGAGCCTCTTTCAAAGCTCAGTCATGACCCTCATCCCAAGGctatcaccaccaccaccaccttccATTCCGGTCTCTTCTCAAAGCTTCTGCACTCAACCCTTTGGGAACTTGTAAGGTTTTCTGTTCTTCTTCTTGTGACCTCCATTCAAGTTCTTTCCCTTCTACATGGATGGAACCCCATCTTCCACCTCCTCTCCCTCACTTGTTTCTTTCTGGTCTTCATTTTGAAGCCTCTCCTCTCAAAGCCCCATGTCTACCTTGTAGACTTCTCATGTCTCAAACCACCAAACTTTTGCAGAGTTCCCTTCTCATCTTTCCTTGAACATACCTCCATGATCGGATCCTTTGACAGAGAAAGCATAGATTTCATGGCCAAAATCCTCGCTTCTTCAGGACTAGGTGAACAGACCTATCTCCCTCCAGCTTTACATTACATTCCACCCATGACCGATCTCCAAGAATCCATCAAGGAAGTCCACATGGTACTGTTCCATGTAATGGAAGACCTTCTGTCCAAGACTAAACTATCTCCTCGAGATATTGATATACTTATCATAAACTGTAGTGGTTTTTGCCCATCTCCTTCCCTCTCCTCCATTATCATCAACAAATACTCCATGAGAAATGATATTAAAAGCTTTAATCTTTCTGGTATGGGGTGCAGTGCTGGAATCCTTGGCGTCCATTTGGCTCAAAATCTATTGAAAGTTCACAAAAATACTTACGCCGTTGTTCTTAGCACAGAGATCTTATCGACTGGTTGGTACCCTGGTAACGAGAGGCCAAAGTTGCTCCTCAATTGTCTCTTTCGAACGGGCAGTGCAGCAATCTTGCTTACAAATAAAGAAGAAGCGAAAAAAACATCCAAGTATAGGCTTCTTCACACGCTGAGAATACAGAGAGCATTTGACGACAAGGCTTATCGCTCAGCGATTCGCGAAGAGGACTCAAATGGAATCACTGGGTTTACACTCAGCCGCGACATATTACAAGCAGCCGGAGAAACTCTTCGGTCAAATATAACTATTCTTGGCTCGTCCATGTTGCCATTCTTGGAGAAATTCAGGCATGGAGTATCCATATTCCGGAAGAGATTCATTCACAAATCTGCAGAAGTTTACGTGCCGGAATTTAGGACAGTGATACAGCATTTTGTTCTTCCAACTTCAGGGAGATCAGTGATAAAAGAGATAGGAAAAGGGTTGAAGCTCGGCGAGGGAGAGATGGAGGCTGCTCTGATGACATTGCAGAGGTTTGGAAACCAATCTTCGTCTTCATTGTGGTATGAATTAGCTTACATGGAGGCTAAGGAGAGAGTGAAGAAGGGTGACAAGGTGTGGCAGCTTGGCATGGGAAGTGGGCCCAAGTGCGGTACTGTGGTCTGGGAGTGCATTAGGTCCATGGTCGGGGAGTCCACTAAGGGCCCATGGGCCGATTGTATAGATAAGTATCCAATCTTAGCCGTCCATCAAGACAATTGA
- the LOC100253196 gene encoding subtilisin-like protease SBT1.3 produces the protein MPRVSVKWLFLFLITSSLSFSAVLSTVSKKAYIVQMDKSEMPESFSNHLEWYSSTIKSVASQLQEEANGEDEERIIYSYETAFHGVAALLSEEEAERLEEEHGVVAVFPETVYQLHTTRSPVFLGLEPADSTSVWSEKLSDNDVIVGVLDTGIWPESESFNDTGFTSVPAHWKGACETGRAFTRNHCNKKIVGARVFYRGYESASGKINEKDEYKSPRDQDGHGTHTAATVAGSPVRHANLLGYAAGTARGMAPGARIAAYKVCWVGGCFSSDILSAVDRAVADGVNVLSISLGGGVSSYYRDSLAIATFGAMEMGVFVSCSAGNGGPDPISLTNVSPWITTVGASTMDRDFPAVVNLGTGKSITGVSLYKGRRNLFTKKQYPLVYTGSNSSNPDPNSLCLEGTLDPHTVAGKIVICDRGISPRVQKGQVVKDAGGVGLILTNTAANGEELVADSHLLPAVAVGETTGKLIKRYALTKPNATATLGFLGTRLGIRPSPVVAAFSSRGPNFLSLEILKPDVVAPGVNILAAWSGDMGPSSLPTDHRKVRFNILSGTSMSCPHVSGIAALLKARHPDWSPAAIRSALMTTAYVHDNTRNPLRDASTGQPSTPYDHGAGHINPLKALDPGLIYDIGPQDYFEFLCKQKLTPIQLKVFGKSKRSCRHTLASGGDLNYPAISAVFPDKASVTTLTLHRTVTNVGPPMSKYHVAVSQFKGVAVKIEPAVLNFTSKHQKLSYKITLTTKSRQSSPEFGSLIWKDGVHKVRSPVAITWLPPL, from the coding sequence ATGCCTAGAGTTTCAGTAAAATGGCTCTTTCTGTTCCTAATCACAAGCTCTCTGAGCTTCTCCGCTGTTCTTTCTACAGTCTCAAAGAAGGCTTACATAGTTCAAATGGATAAATCGGAGATGCCTGAGTCCTTCTCCAATCATCTTGAGTGGTACTCCTCTACGATCAAATCAGTGGCGTCCCAACTCCAGGAAGAGGCCAATGGAGAAGATGAAGAGAGGATAATTTACAGCTATGAAACTGCATTTCATGGAGTGGCTGCTCTGCTCAGTGAAGAGGAAGCTGAGAGACTAGAAGAAGAGCATGGTGTGGTGGCTGTTTTTCCTGAAACAGTGTACCAACTGCACACCACAAGGAGTCCCGTGTTCCTTGGCCTCGAACCCGCCGACAGTACCAGCGTCTGGTCTGAGAAACTCTCGGACAACGACGTCATAGTTGGAGTTCTCGACACCGGGATATGGCCCGAGAGCGAGAGCTTCAACGATACTGGCTTTACCTCAGTTCCAGCTCATTGGAAAGGCGCGTGCGAGACAGGACGAGCCTTTACCAGGAACCACTGTAACAAGAAGATTGTCGGTGCCCGGGTCTTTTACCGGGGATATGAATCCGCCTCAGGGAAAATTAACGAGAAAGATGAATATAAATCGCCAAGAGATCAAGATGGGCATGGGACTCACACTGCAGCCACCGTTGCAGGCTCTCCTGTTCGCCACGCAAATCTTCTGGGCTATGCGGCTGGGACAGCTCGAGGAATGGCACCGGGAGCTAGAATTGCAGCCTACAAAGTGTGCTGGGTTGGCGGCTGCTTCAGCTCCGATATTCTATCTGCAGTCGATCGCGCTGTGGCCGATGGAGTTAACGTTTTATCGATCTCTTTGGGCGGTGGGGTTTCATCTTACTACCGCGACAGCTTAGCGATAGCAACTTTTGGGGCAATGGAGATGGGTGTTTTTGTGTCGTGCTCCGCCGGCAATGGCGGGCCTGATCCGATAAGTCTTACCAATGTATCGCCATGGATCACCACAGTTGGGGCTAGCACCATGGATAGGGATTTTCCAGCTGTTGTCAACCTGGGGACTGGGAAAAGTATAACTGGAGTTTCACTGTATAAAGGGAGGAGAAATCTCTTCACCAAAAAACAGTATCCTCTGGTCTACACGGGCAGTAACTCAAGCAATCCTGATCCGAACTCGCTGTGCCTGGAGGGGACTTTGGATCCTCACACTGTAGCCGGAAAGATCGTGATATGCGATAGGGGGATTAGCCCTCGGGTCCAGAAGGGTCAAGTGGTGAAAGATGCCGGAGGAGTAGGCCTAATTCTCACTAACACAGCTGCAAATGGGGAGGAGCTAGTTGCGGATTCTCACCTTCTTCCAGCAGTTGCTGTCGGCGAAACTACTGGGAAATTGATCAAACGTTACGCATTGACCAAACCCAATGCGACTGCAACTCTAGGATTTCTTGGGACTAGATTGGGAATCAGACCGTCTCCTGTGGTGGCAGCATTTTCATCTAGAGGGCCAAACTTTCTGTCACTTGAAATTCTGAAGCCGGATGTGGTGGCACCAGGAGTCAACATCCTTGCTGCTTGGTCCGGCGATATGGGGCCGTCGAGTTTGCCTACCGATCACCGGAAAGTGAGGTTCAACATACTGTCCGGAACTTCCATGTCATGCCCCCATGTAAGTGGTATTGCCGCATTGCTCAAGGCTAGGCACCCGGATTGGAGTCCAGCAGCGATAAGATCAGCATTGATGACAACAGCCTATGTTCATGACAACACTCGCAACCCTTTGAGAGATGCCTCAACCGGCCAGCCTTCAACCCCGTACGACCATGGTGCTGGGCACATAAACCCACTGAAAGCCCTTGATCCTGGTTTGATATATGATATCGGACCACAGGACTACTTCGAATTCCTCTGTAAACAGAAGCTAACCCCAATCCAGCTGAAGGTGTTCGGCAAGTCAAAGAGGTCCTGCCGACACACCCTAGCCAGTGGAGGGGACTTGAATTACCCAGCCATCTCAGCCGTCTTCCCAGACAAGGCGTCAGTTACCACATTGACCCTTCACAGAACTGTCACCAACGTTGGGCCTCCCATGTCCAAATACCATGTTGCAGTTTCACAATTCAAAGGGGTTGCTGTGAAAATCGAGCCAGCCGTGCTGAATTTCACCAGCAAACACCAGAAACTGTCGTACAAGATTACCTTGACCACAAAGTCTAGGCAGTCTTCGCCAGAATTTGGAAGTTTGATATGGAAAGATGGAGTACACAAGGTGAGAAGCCCAGTTGCAATCACATGGCTGCCTCCACTATAG